A single region of the Ascaphus truei isolate aAscTru1 chromosome 6, aAscTru1.hap1, whole genome shotgun sequence genome encodes:
- the LOC142498141 gene encoding proproteinase E-like, which yields MFGLSNPSMTTFGVSLLQMFLPYHIPVFPEHIPDRTGTRYVHVAKKCLSSGFRSNNSSKDVLENFKVSLQYQMGGGFQHSCGGSLISPNWVLTAGHCISYKQSYRIVLGEYNRNVEEGAEQYIPVNSKDIFVHPNWSMACVSCGYDIALIKLSNEVQLNDKVKIGCLPPAGQRLSNDYPCYISGWGRLDTGEPLATTLQQALLPVVDHAYCTQEDWWGSVVKESMLCAGGYNKAACNSDSGGPLSCQAPDGRWYIHGITSFGPNEGCNILQKPTIFTRVSAYNDWIEEEGDDSTVQDSVEQFPQGAADTDASDVPVVLQVLAEPCS from the exons CATATCCCAGATAGGACAGGAACCAGATATGTGCATGTGGCTAAGAAGTGTTTATCATCCGGTTTCCgttctaacaactcttccaaggATGTACTTGAAAACTTTaag GTCTCTCTGCAATACCAAATGGGAGGAGGATTCCAGCACAGCTGCGGGGGAAGCCTCATCTCACCCAACTGGGTCTTGACTGCTGGACATTGCATTTC TTACAAACAGAGCTATCGGATTGTACTTGGAGAATATAATCGGAATGTGGAGGAAGGCGCAGAACAGTACATACCTGTCAACTCCAAAGACATCTTTGTCCACCCCAATTGGAGCATGGCTTGTGTTTCCTGTGG TTATGATATCGCACTCATCAAATTATCCAATGAAGTTCAGCTCAATGATAAGGTTAAAATAGGTTGCCTCCCACCCGCAGGACAGCGTCTCTCCAATGATTATCCATGCTATATCAGTGGCTGGGGACGGCTTGACA CTGGAGAACCTCTTGCCACTACCCTGCAGCaggctcttctccctgttgtggACCATGCTTACTGCACCCAGGAAGACTGGTGGGGAAGCGTCGTCAAGGAATCCATGTTGTGCGCTGGTGGTTATAACAAAGCTGCCTGTAAT AGTGACTCAGGTGGACCTCTGAGTTGCCAGGCCCCAGATGGCAGATGGTATATTCATGGCATCACCAGCTTTGGACCCAACGAAGGGTGCAATATACTGCAGAAGCCTACCATATTTACTCGCGTGTCAGCATACAATGACTGGATAGAGGAG gaaggtgatgATTCTACTGTTCAAGATtctgttgaacagtttccccagggtgcgGCTGACACAGATgcctct gaTGTGCCTGTAGTGCTTCAGGTGTTGGCAGAACCTTGttcgtag